The following proteins are co-located in the Acanthochromis polyacanthus isolate Apoly-LR-REF ecotype Palm Island chromosome 7, KAUST_Apoly_ChrSc, whole genome shotgun sequence genome:
- the acaa2 gene encoding 3-ketoacyl-CoA thiolase, mitochondrial, with translation MALLRGVFVVGAKRTPFGTYGGVLKDHSATDLAEHAAKAALAAGGVAPELVNSVIMGNVMQSSADAPYIARHVGLRCGVPIPVPALTVNRLCGSGFQSIISGAQEICLRESEVVLCGGSESMSQAPYAVRNVRFGTKFGADLKLEDTLWAGLTDLHVKIPMGITAENLAEKYQITREDCDNYAHQTQQRWKAAHEAGYYTAEIAPVDVKAKKGKVSMAQDEHPRPQTTLEQMAKLPTVFKKGGTVTAGNASGVCDGAAAVVIASEDAVKEHKLTPLARVVAYHVSGCDPSIMGIGPVPAITEALKKAGLTLKDMDLVEVNEAFAPQYLSVAKALGLNPEKSNVNGGAIAIGHPLGASGARITAHLVHELRRRGGKYAVGSACIGGGQGIAIILEKC, from the exons ATGGCACTTCTCCGAG GTGTGTTTGTTGTAGGTGCCAAGCGCACTCCTTTTGGTACCTATGGTGGTGTGCTGAAGGATCACAGTGCAACGGATTTGGCTGAACATGCGGCCAAAGCTGCCCTCGCTGCAGGCGGTGTGGCCCCAGAGCTTGTAAACAGTGTCATCATGGGAAATGTCATGCAG AGCTCAGCTGATGCACCCTACATTGCTCGTCATGTGGGTCTGAGGTGTGGCGTTCCCATCCCAGTGCCTGCACTCACTGTGAACAGACTGTGTGGATCTGGTTTCCAGTCCATCATCAGTGGTGCTCAA GAGATTTGTCTCAGGGAGTCCGAGGTGGTCCTGTGTGGAGGTTCAGAGAGTATGAGCCAGGCCCCGTACGCTGTTCGCAATGTTCGATTTGGAACAAAGTTTGGAGCCGATCTTAAG CTAGAGGATACTCTGTGGGCCGGTCTAACCGACCTGCACGTCAAAATCCCGATGGGCATCACAGCAGAAAACCTGGCCGAGAAATACCAGATCACACGTGAAGACTGTGACAACTACGCGCACCAGACGCAACAAAGGTGGAAGGCAG ctCACGAGGCTGGTTACTACACAGCAGAAATCGCTCCCGTTGATGTGAAAGCTAAGAAGGGCAAAGTGTCCATGGCTCAGGATGAACATCCTCGTCCTCAGACCACATTGGAGCAGATGGCCAAACTGCCTACTGTCTTTAAGAAGGGAGGAACTGTTACTGCCGGTAATGCTTCG GGTGTATGTGACGGTGCTGCTGCCGTGGTGATTGCAAGCGAGGATGCGGTGAAAGAACACAAACTCACTCCGCTGGCCAGAGTCGTTGCCTATCATGTGTCAGGCTGTGACCCGAGCATTATGGGAATTG GTCCTGTCCCAGCAATCACAGAAGCTCTTAAAAAAGCCGGTCTGACTCTCAAAGACATGGATCTTGTGGAG GTGAATGAGGCCTTTGCCCCTCAGTATCTGTCTGTTGCCAAGGCTCTAGGACTCAACCCAGAGAAGAGCAACGTAAACGGTGGAGCTATTGCCATCGGACATCCTCTCGGGGCTTCTGGAGCACGCATCACTGCTCACCTGGTGCATGAGCTCAG GCGACGAGGAGGCAAGTACGCTGTCGGTTCCGCCTGCATCGGTGGCGGTCAGGGCATCGCCATCATCCTCGAAAAATGCTGA